One genomic region from Chionomys nivalis chromosome 17, mChiNiv1.1, whole genome shotgun sequence encodes:
- the Sp7 gene encoding transcription factor Sp7 isoform X2, whose translation MASSLLEEEAHYGSSPLAMLTAACSKFGGSSPLRDCGTAVGRGGTKKPYSDLSAPKTMGDAYPAPFSSTNGLLSPAGSPPAPASGYANDYPPFPHSFPGPTGAQDPGLLVPKGHSSPDCLPSVYTSLDMAHPYGSWYKAGIHAGISPGPGNTPTPWWDMHPGGNWLGGGQGQGDGLQGTLSTGPTQPPLNPQLPTYPSDFGPLNPAPYPAPHLLQSGPQHVLPQDVYKPKAVGNSGQLEGSGTGKPPRGAGTGGSGGYAGSGAGRSTCDCPNCQELERLGAAAAGLRKKPIHSCHIPGCGKVYGKASHLKAHLRWHTGERPFVCNWLFCGKRFTRSDELERHVRTHTREKKFTCLLCSKRFTRSDHLSKHQRTHGEPGPGPPPSGPKELGEGRSVGEEEASQPPRSSTSPAPPEKAPGGSPEQSNLLEI comes from the coding sequence GAAGAAGCTCACTATGGCTCCAGTCCCCTGGCCATGCTGACAGCAGCGTGCAGTAAATTTGGTGGCTCCAGCCCTCTGCGGGACTGCGGGACAGCCGTGGGAAGAGGAGGCACAAAGAAGCCATACTCCGACCTTTCAGCCCCCAAAACCATGGGGGACGCCTACCCAGCTCCCTTTTCAAGCACCAATGGGCTCCTCTCCCCTGCAGGcagtcctcctgccccagcctctggctATGCCAATGACTATCCACCCTTTCCCCATTCATTTCCTGGGCCCACTGGTGCCCAAGATCCTGGGCTACTGGTGCCCAAGGGGCACAGCTCTCCTGACTGCCTGCCTAGTGTCTACACCTCTCTGGACATGGCCCATCCTTATGGCTCCTGGTACAAGGCAGGTATTCATGCAGGCATCTCACCAGGTCCAGGCAACACACCTACTCCTTGGTGGGACATGCACCCTGGGGGCAACTGGCTAGGTGGTGGCCAGGGCCAGGGTGATGGGCTACAAGGGACACTGTCCACAGGCCCTACCCAGCCTCCACTGAACCCCCAGCTGCCTACTTACCCATCTGACTTTGGCCCCCTCAATCCAGCTCCCTACCCAGCGCCCCACCTCCTGCAATCAGGGCCCCAGCATGTTCTACCCCAAGATGTCTATAAGCCCAAGGCAGTCGGCAATAGCGGGCAACTGGAGGGGAGTGGTACAGGCAAACCCCCGCGGGGTGCAGGCACTGGGGGTAGTGGTGGATATGCCGGTAGTGGGGCAGGGCGTTCTACTTGCGACTGCCCCAATTGTCAGGAGCTCGAGCGGCTGGGGGCAGCAGCAGCTGGGCTGCGGAAGAAACCCATTCACAGCTGCCACATCCCTGGTTGCGGCAAAGTGTACGGCAAGGCTTCCCATCTGAAAGCCCACTTGCGCTGGCACACTGGCGAGAGGCCTTTCGTCTGCAACTGGCTCTTCTGCGGCAAGAGATTCACCCGCTCCGACGAGCTGGAGCGCCACGTGCGCACTCACACCCGGGAGAAGAAGTTCACCTGCCTGCTCTGCTCCAAGCGCTTTACCAGAAGCGACCACTTGAGCAAACACCAGCGCACCCACGGGGAACCAGGCCCGGGGCCGCCCCCAAGTGGCCCtaaggagctgggggagggccGCAGCGTCGGGGAAGAAGAAGCCAGTCAGCCTCCCCGATCTTCCACCTCGCCTGCACCCCCAGAAAAAGCTCCTGGAGGCAGTCCAGAGCAGAGCAACCTGCTAGAGATCTGA
- the Sp7 gene encoding transcription factor Sp7 isoform X1, with amino-acid sequence MPIGFLGLRMASSLLEEEAHYGSSPLAMLTAACSKFGGSSPLRDCGTAVGRGGTKKPYSDLSAPKTMGDAYPAPFSSTNGLLSPAGSPPAPASGYANDYPPFPHSFPGPTGAQDPGLLVPKGHSSPDCLPSVYTSLDMAHPYGSWYKAGIHAGISPGPGNTPTPWWDMHPGGNWLGGGQGQGDGLQGTLSTGPTQPPLNPQLPTYPSDFGPLNPAPYPAPHLLQSGPQHVLPQDVYKPKAVGNSGQLEGSGTGKPPRGAGTGGSGGYAGSGAGRSTCDCPNCQELERLGAAAAGLRKKPIHSCHIPGCGKVYGKASHLKAHLRWHTGERPFVCNWLFCGKRFTRSDELERHVRTHTREKKFTCLLCSKRFTRSDHLSKHQRTHGEPGPGPPPSGPKELGEGRSVGEEEASQPPRSSTSPAPPEKAPGGSPEQSNLLEI; translated from the coding sequence GAAGAAGCTCACTATGGCTCCAGTCCCCTGGCCATGCTGACAGCAGCGTGCAGTAAATTTGGTGGCTCCAGCCCTCTGCGGGACTGCGGGACAGCCGTGGGAAGAGGAGGCACAAAGAAGCCATACTCCGACCTTTCAGCCCCCAAAACCATGGGGGACGCCTACCCAGCTCCCTTTTCAAGCACCAATGGGCTCCTCTCCCCTGCAGGcagtcctcctgccccagcctctggctATGCCAATGACTATCCACCCTTTCCCCATTCATTTCCTGGGCCCACTGGTGCCCAAGATCCTGGGCTACTGGTGCCCAAGGGGCACAGCTCTCCTGACTGCCTGCCTAGTGTCTACACCTCTCTGGACATGGCCCATCCTTATGGCTCCTGGTACAAGGCAGGTATTCATGCAGGCATCTCACCAGGTCCAGGCAACACACCTACTCCTTGGTGGGACATGCACCCTGGGGGCAACTGGCTAGGTGGTGGCCAGGGCCAGGGTGATGGGCTACAAGGGACACTGTCCACAGGCCCTACCCAGCCTCCACTGAACCCCCAGCTGCCTACTTACCCATCTGACTTTGGCCCCCTCAATCCAGCTCCCTACCCAGCGCCCCACCTCCTGCAATCAGGGCCCCAGCATGTTCTACCCCAAGATGTCTATAAGCCCAAGGCAGTCGGCAATAGCGGGCAACTGGAGGGGAGTGGTACAGGCAAACCCCCGCGGGGTGCAGGCACTGGGGGTAGTGGTGGATATGCCGGTAGTGGGGCAGGGCGTTCTACTTGCGACTGCCCCAATTGTCAGGAGCTCGAGCGGCTGGGGGCAGCAGCAGCTGGGCTGCGGAAGAAACCCATTCACAGCTGCCACATCCCTGGTTGCGGCAAAGTGTACGGCAAGGCTTCCCATCTGAAAGCCCACTTGCGCTGGCACACTGGCGAGAGGCCTTTCGTCTGCAACTGGCTCTTCTGCGGCAAGAGATTCACCCGCTCCGACGAGCTGGAGCGCCACGTGCGCACTCACACCCGGGAGAAGAAGTTCACCTGCCTGCTCTGCTCCAAGCGCTTTACCAGAAGCGACCACTTGAGCAAACACCAGCGCACCCACGGGGAACCAGGCCCGGGGCCGCCCCCAAGTGGCCCtaaggagctgggggagggccGCAGCGTCGGGGAAGAAGAAGCCAGTCAGCCTCCCCGATCTTCCACCTCGCCTGCACCCCCAGAAAAAGCTCCTGGAGGCAGTCCAGAGCAGAGCAACCTGCTAGAGATCTGA